A genomic region of Bosea sp. 124 contains the following coding sequences:
- the addB gene encoding double-strand break repair protein AddB yields MPELNLFNIPPGAPFLEVLAQAMLEGRFGTIHDPADPSAMARVTLYLPTRRAARAFAACLSEKLGGKPLLLPRIMPLGDVDEAETTLIGAGAWAQERLGPIDPLARRMILTRLVDAWGRSANRSHLRLDPSEPALVPATLAEAYGLAGDLAALLDQMQTEGVAVERLGRLDATRFDRIWQLNASFLAILGEAWPAILAERGTCDPADFRNRTLSAERERLLTGGSQSPIIAAGSTGTVPATARLLAAIARLPNGAVVLPGLDLALPEAAWDAIADEPAPSHPQAALHHLMAELHATRDDVRGLAEPDAARTARSRLLREALLPASVTQSWADLRQRLDADEAGLGFQGLRLVEAADERQEALAVAVALRETLEEPGRQAALITPDRGLAERVTVELRRWGIEVDDSAGLPLARWPAGSLLRLILEAALAEMTPAALVPLLAHPLCRLGLARGQVEHGASALEIGLWRGEAVGRGLAGLHDNLGNWAKLHNARHAPGPRRRLDETDEAAATAVLNAIGEALSPLLEALFLEEPSLARVTQAARAALDAVSRDEDGHARAFTGHDGETLAGLFDDLGAAEPEMPAGGRAPDFIAILDGLLAERVVRRTGGGHPRVKIWGLLEARLLEADHVVLGGLNETVWPPETKTDSFLNRPMRTELGLSPPERRIGQTAHDFVQALGAERVTLTRARKAGEAETIASRFWQRLKAVTPAPVWAEALARGTRLTGFASALSVPAATFPVSRPAPKPARALQPLSLSVTDVETLYRDPYQIHARKILKLDVLAPLIEDPTAQDRGNLLHDIVAQFAETYPDQLPADALGRLIEIGALKFRQFDDAPEVRAFWWPRFLITAGHFIAWEGRRRGDLARIGVELGTGTTFTLADGAQFRLSGRADRIELTREPALRIIDFKTGAPPSKAQVEKGFAPQLTLEAELAARAGFPPLAGPTPVEALLYLKLHHDPKGWAKDKPLDFGDETLTDVAARHLDRLLAHLDALRSGREAYLSRRAPDYIKYASAYDHLARVKEWSAASESDEGGEA; encoded by the coding sequence ATGCCTGAGCTGAACCTCTTCAACATCCCGCCCGGCGCCCCGTTCCTGGAGGTGCTGGCGCAGGCGATGCTGGAGGGGCGCTTCGGCACCATCCACGACCCCGCCGACCCGTCGGCGATGGCGCGGGTCACGCTCTATCTGCCGACACGGAGAGCCGCGCGCGCCTTCGCCGCCTGCCTGTCGGAGAAGCTCGGCGGCAAGCCGCTGCTGCTGCCGCGCATCATGCCACTCGGCGATGTCGACGAGGCGGAGACGACGCTGATCGGCGCGGGTGCCTGGGCGCAGGAGCGTCTCGGACCGATCGACCCGCTGGCACGGCGCATGATCCTGACGCGGCTGGTCGATGCCTGGGGGCGAAGCGCCAATCGCAGTCATCTCAGGCTCGACCCATCCGAGCCCGCATTGGTGCCCGCGACGCTGGCGGAGGCTTATGGGCTCGCCGGCGACCTTGCCGCACTGCTCGACCAGATGCAGACCGAAGGCGTCGCCGTCGAAAGGCTGGGACGGCTCGACGCCACGCGCTTCGACCGGATCTGGCAGCTCAATGCGAGCTTCCTTGCCATCCTCGGTGAAGCCTGGCCGGCGATCCTGGCGGAGCGCGGCACCTGCGACCCGGCCGATTTCCGCAACCGCACGCTCAGTGCCGAACGCGAGCGGCTGCTGACGGGCGGTTCCCAGAGCCCGATCATCGCCGCCGGTTCGACCGGGACCGTGCCGGCCACGGCGCGGCTGCTGGCGGCCATCGCGCGCCTGCCGAACGGCGCCGTGGTGCTGCCCGGCCTCGATCTCGCCCTGCCCGAAGCGGCCTGGGACGCCATTGCCGACGAGCCCGCGCCGTCGCATCCGCAGGCGGCGCTGCACCATCTGATGGCAGAACTGCACGCGACCCGCGACGATGTCCGGGGACTGGCCGAACCGGATGCGGCCCGTACCGCCCGCTCGCGGCTGCTGCGCGAAGCGCTTTTGCCGGCCTCGGTCACCCAGAGCTGGGCCGATCTGCGCCAGCGCCTCGATGCCGACGAGGCCGGACTCGGCTTCCAGGGGTTGCGGCTGGTCGAGGCGGCCGACGAACGCCAGGAGGCCTTGGCCGTCGCCGTGGCGCTACGCGAGACGCTGGAAGAGCCCGGCCGTCAGGCAGCGCTGATCACGCCCGATCGCGGACTCGCCGAGCGCGTCACGGTCGAGCTGCGGCGCTGGGGCATCGAGGTCGACGATTCCGCCGGGTTGCCGCTGGCGCGCTGGCCAGCCGGCTCGCTGCTGCGGCTGATCCTCGAAGCCGCGCTGGCCGAGATGACGCCGGCTGCGCTCGTGCCGCTGCTGGCGCATCCGCTCTGCCGGCTCGGGCTGGCGCGCGGGCAGGTCGAGCACGGTGCCTCGGCGCTGGAGATCGGGCTGTGGCGCGGCGAGGCTGTCGGCCGGGGGCTGGCGGGGCTGCACGACAATCTCGGAAATTGGGCCAAACTGCACAATGCCCGGCATGCGCCAGGCCCGCGACGCCGGCTTGACGAGACCGACGAAGCGGCGGCGACCGCCGTGCTGAATGCTATCGGCGAAGCGCTTTCGCCGCTGCTGGAGGCACTTTTCCTGGAAGAACCTTCGCTCGCCCGGGTGACGCAGGCTGCAAGGGCCGCGCTCGATGCGGTCAGCCGCGACGAGGACGGCCATGCCCGTGCCTTCACCGGGCATGACGGCGAAACGCTGGCCGGCCTGTTCGACGATCTCGGCGCGGCCGAGCCCGAGATGCCGGCAGGCGGCCGCGCGCCGGATTTCATCGCCATCCTCGACGGCCTGCTCGCCGAGCGGGTCGTCCGCCGGACGGGCGGCGGCCATCCGCGCGTCAAGATCTGGGGCCTGCTCGAAGCCCGCCTGCTCGAGGCCGACCATGTCGTGCTCGGCGGGCTGAACGAGACGGTCTGGCCACCCGAGACGAAGACGGATTCCTTCCTCAACCGGCCGATGCGGACCGAACTCGGGCTTTCGCCACCGGAACGGCGCATCGGCCAGACCGCGCATGACTTCGTGCAGGCGCTGGGCGCCGAACGCGTGACGCTGACGCGCGCCCGCAAGGCCGGCGAGGCCGAGACCATCGCCTCGCGCTTCTGGCAGCGGCTGAAGGCGGTGACGCCTGCGCCGGTCTGGGCGGAGGCCCTCGCCCGAGGCACGCGGCTGACCGGGTTTGCGTCCGCGCTCTCGGTGCCGGCCGCGACCTTCCCGGTTTCGCGGCCCGCGCCGAAGCCGGCACGCGCGCTGCAGCCGCTTTCGCTCAGCGTCACCGATGTCGAGACGCTCTACCGCGACCCCTACCAGATCCATGCCCGCAAGATTCTGAAGCTCGACGTGCTTGCCCCGCTGATCGAGGATCCCACCGCGCAGGATCGCGGCAATCTGCTGCACGACATCGTTGCCCAGTTCGCCGAGACCTATCCCGATCAGCTGCCGGCCGATGCGCTTGGCCGGCTGATCGAGATCGGCGCATTGAAGTTCCGGCAATTCGACGATGCGCCGGAGGTTCGGGCCTTCTGGTGGCCACGCTTCCTGATCACGGCCGGGCATTTCATCGCCTGGGAAGGGCGACGCCGCGGCGACCTCGCGCGGATCGGCGTCGAACTCGGCACCGGCACAACCTTCACGCTCGCCGATGGTGCACAGTTCCGGCTCAGTGGCCGGGCCGACCGGATCGAGCTGACCCGCGAGCCGGCCTTGCGCATCATCGACTTCAAGACCGGGGCGCCGCCGAGCAAGGCGCAGGTCGAGAAGGGTTTTGCGCCGCAACTGACGCTGGAAGCAGAGCTCGCGGCGCGGGCGGGCTTTCCGCCGCTGGCCGGCCCGACCCCAGTCGAGGCACTGCTCTATCTCAAGCTCCACCATGACCCGAAGGGCTGGGCGAAGGACAAGCCGCTGGATTTCGGCGATGAAACGCTGACGGATGTCGCCGCCCGCCATCTGGACAGGCTGCTCGCGCATCTCGATGCGCTGCGCAGCGGGCGCGAGGCCTATCTCTCGCGCCGCGCGCCGGACTACATCAAATATGCCTCCGCTTACGACCATCTCGCGCGGGTCAAGGAATGGTCGGCCGCCTCCGAGAGCGACGAGGGGGGCGAGGCATGA
- the addA gene encoding double-strand break repair helicase AddA gives MKPGWIVPPLTDQNQALAAHPRLSAWVSANAGSGKTHVLVNRVLRLLLDGVAPGRLLCITYTKAAAANMANRVFAALSSWATLPEADLVATLTKLTGEAPSLLQRAAARRLFAQALETPGGLKIETIHAFCTRVLQSAPFEANVPPRFEVADDLAQAEMLRQARRDLLTRVAADPQGAEARALDLLARQAAQDTFDAMMQEALRQRALFNDADGRARDAGEMLGGIAAVLGIVPELSAATVKADFRSALARIAGLGALIEALAAGSQTRQTFAATLRSLLAGVDDGDPVVFCRRGFITDAGTINVNIRGKGKSEFEPALLAVLDELAALLLAATDQLNAIAIRDRSHALALLVTRMLASYQRQKSERSLLDYDDLIAKTRSLLTRVEAAWVLYKLDAGIDHILLDEAQDTSEAQWAILRKLAEEFSAGAGGRDESPKPRTVFVVGDEKQSIYGFQGAAPAAFNEQRRQLGRRITEAEQRFASISLNTSFRSAPDIMQAVDAVFALPEHARGLVFDGSERPETHDTVRRAAAGCVDLWPLCANDTAEPPDAWTTPVDAPERRSGTAKLAQRIAATLGEWRRRGSDDLGNRFAPGDVMILLRQRGALFENIVKALKDAGVPVTGRDRLTLAEHPAVEDLVVLGRTLLLPEDDLTLATALKTPLIGLDDDDLLRLAPGRRGSLRLALREAGATEPRYGAVEERLTELAAEAGRCGPFRFFAGLLGPGGGRNLALARLGAEAGDALDAFLSAALNHERRYGPSLAGFLQHVSEAATDVKRDLSASAGEVRVMTVHGAKGLEAKTVILADLAPAPGAKRLPKILAIAPPRRQAVPIWPPGSAEDASATAAAKAQVIGQMVEEHHRLLYVAMTRAEDRLIVCGAQAKGEAPEGSWYAMIEAGLGASATGLAEIGAGESAVRRFMTSPPQPQETPPDADAHPTEAVPRWLREPPPRETEPAPPLKPSSALAAADAPDRPVDGPFLAEAAAAGRFAHLLLQMLPEIAPDQREPVARALGLARAGAVTPARREAIIADALALLADPALAGLFGRGSLAEVPITGMVRLSQDERRPVSGQIDRLAISAAEVVIADFKTAARPPRDESAIPETTLAQLAVYRALIGQIYPGRRVRALLVYTATLTRLEPDPARLDAVLARLGG, from the coding sequence ATGAAACCGGGCTGGATCGTCCCGCCGCTGACCGACCAGAACCAGGCCCTGGCCGCTCATCCGCGCCTCAGCGCCTGGGTCTCCGCCAATGCCGGCTCCGGCAAGACCCATGTTCTGGTCAACCGCGTGCTGCGGCTGCTGCTCGATGGCGTCGCGCCCGGCCGGCTGCTCTGCATCACCTATACCAAGGCCGCCGCCGCCAATATGGCGAACCGGGTCTTCGCGGCCCTCAGCTCCTGGGCGACCCTGCCCGAGGCCGATCTCGTCGCCACGCTGACGAAGCTGACCGGGGAGGCGCCGTCGCTTCTGCAACGCGCGGCGGCACGGCGGCTGTTCGCGCAGGCGCTGGAGACGCCGGGAGGCCTCAAGATCGAGACCATCCACGCCTTCTGCACGCGCGTGCTGCAATCGGCGCCGTTCGAGGCCAATGTGCCGCCGCGCTTCGAGGTGGCGGACGATCTCGCCCAGGCCGAGATGCTGCGGCAGGCGCGACGCGACCTGCTGACGAGGGTGGCGGCCGATCCGCAGGGCGCCGAGGCGCGGGCGCTCGACCTGCTCGCCCGCCAGGCGGCGCAGGACACCTTCGACGCCATGATGCAGGAGGCGCTGCGCCAGCGCGCGCTGTTCAACGACGCGGACGGACGCGCCCGCGATGCCGGCGAGATGCTGGGCGGGATCGCGGCCGTGCTGGGGATCGTTCCAGAGCTCTCTGCTGCGACCGTGAAGGCCGATTTCCGCAGCGCGCTCGCGCGGATCGCGGGATTGGGGGCGCTGATCGAGGCGCTCGCCGCCGGCAGCCAGACCCGGCAGACTTTCGCCGCGACGCTGCGTTCCCTGCTCGCGGGCGTCGACGACGGCGACCCGGTCGTCTTTTGCCGGCGCGGCTTCATCACCGATGCCGGGACGATCAACGTCAATATCCGCGGCAAGGGCAAGTCGGAGTTCGAGCCCGCTTTGCTGGCGGTGCTCGACGAGCTCGCTGCACTTCTGCTCGCAGCCACGGACCAGCTCAACGCCATCGCGATCCGCGACCGCAGTCACGCGCTGGCGCTCCTGGTGACGCGCATGCTCGCCTCCTATCAGCGCCAGAAGAGCGAGCGCTCGCTGCTCGACTACGACGATCTGATCGCGAAGACACGCTCGCTGCTGACGCGGGTCGAGGCGGCTTGGGTGCTCTACAAGCTCGATGCCGGCATCGACCACATCCTGCTCGACGAGGCACAGGATACCAGCGAGGCGCAATGGGCGATCCTGCGCAAGCTCGCCGAGGAGTTCAGTGCGGGCGCGGGCGGGCGCGACGAGAGCCCGAAGCCGCGCACCGTCTTCGTCGTCGGCGACGAGAAGCAGTCGATCTACGGCTTCCAGGGTGCGGCGCCGGCAGCCTTCAACGAACAGAGGCGGCAGCTCGGGCGGCGCATCACGGAAGCCGAGCAGCGCTTCGCGTCGATCAGCCTCAACACCTCCTTCCGCTCGGCGCCCGACATCATGCAGGCGGTCGATGCGGTCTTTGCCTTGCCCGAGCATGCGCGCGGGCTCGTCTTCGACGGCTCGGAGCGACCGGAGACCCATGACACGGTGCGCCGCGCCGCCGCCGGCTGCGTCGACCTCTGGCCGCTCTGTGCCAACGACACGGCCGAACCGCCCGATGCCTGGACGACGCCGGTCGACGCTCCGGAGCGGCGCAGCGGCACCGCCAAGCTGGCGCAGCGCATCGCGGCGACGCTCGGGGAGTGGAGGCGCCGGGGGAGCGACGATCTCGGCAACCGCTTCGCGCCGGGCGACGTCATGATCCTGCTGCGCCAGCGCGGCGCCCTGTTCGAGAACATCGTCAAGGCGCTCAAGGATGCCGGCGTGCCAGTGACGGGCCGCGACCGGCTGACGCTGGCCGAACATCCTGCGGTGGAGGACCTCGTCGTGCTCGGGCGGACCCTGCTCCTGCCGGAGGACGACCTGACGCTGGCGACGGCGCTGAAGACGCCGCTGATCGGGCTCGACGACGACGACCTGTTGCGGCTCGCGCCCGGACGGAGAGGCTCGCTGCGTTTGGCGCTACGGGAGGCCGGAGCGACGGAGCCGCGCTATGGCGCGGTCGAAGAGCGGCTCACTGAACTCGCCGCCGAGGCCGGACGCTGCGGGCCCTTCCGCTTCTTCGCCGGACTGCTTGGACCGGGCGGCGGGCGCAATCTCGCTTTGGCCCGGCTCGGCGCCGAAGCAGGAGACGCGCTCGACGCCTTCCTCTCCGCCGCACTCAACCATGAACGCCGCTACGGACCCTCGCTCGCCGGCTTCCTGCAGCATGTCAGCGAGGCCGCGACCGATGTGAAGCGCGACCTGTCGGCGAGTGCCGGCGAGGTGCGCGTCATGACCGTGCACGGCGCCAAGGGGCTGGAGGCGAAGACCGTGATCCTTGCCGATCTGGCGCCGGCGCCCGGTGCCAAGCGTCTGCCCAAGATCCTGGCGATCGCGCCGCCGCGCCGGCAGGCCGTCCCGATCTGGCCGCCCGGCAGCGCCGAGGATGCCAGCGCCACGGCGGCGGCCAAGGCGCAGGTCATCGGCCAGATGGTCGAGGAGCATCACCGGCTGCTTTATGTCGCGATGACGCGAGCCGAGGACCGGCTGATCGTCTGCGGGGCGCAAGCCAAGGGCGAAGCGCCGGAGGGGAGCTGGTACGCCATGATCGAGGCGGGCCTCGGCGCCTCTGCGACCGGGCTTGCCGAGATCGGCGCGGGCGAGAGCGCGGTCCGGCGTTTCATGACCTCGCCGCCGCAGCCGCAGGAAACGCCCCCGGACGCGGATGCCCATCCGACCGAAGCCGTGCCCCGCTGGCTGCGGGAGCCTCCGCCGCGCGAAACCGAGCCGGCGCCGCCGCTGAAGCCCTCCAGCGCTCTCGCGGCAGCCGATGCGCCCGACCGGCCGGTGGACGGGCCGTTTCTGGCGGAGGCCGCCGCGGCCGGGCGCTTCGCCCATCTGCTGCTACAGATGCTGCCGGAGATCGCACCGGACCAGCGCGAGCCGGTGGCCCGGGCGCTCGGCCTGGCACGGGCCGGCGCGGTCACGCCTGCCCGGCGCGAGGCCATCATCGCCGACGCGCTCGCGCTGCTGGCCGATCCGGCGCTTGCCGGGCTCTTCGGACGGGGTTCGCTGGCGGAGGTGCCGATCACCGGCATGGTCAGGTTGAGCCAGGACGAAAGGCGCCCCGTTTCGGGCCAGATCGACCGGCTCGCGATCTCGGCCGCCGAGGTCGTCATCGCCGATTTCAAGACCGCTGCGCGGCCCCCTCGGGACGAAAGCGCCATTCCCGAGACGACGCTGGCCCAGCTCGCGGTCTATCGCGCCCTGATCGGGCAAATCTATCCGGGCCGGCGGGTGCGGGCACTGCTCGTCTATACGGCGACACTGACGCGTCTGGAGCCCGATCCGGCCCGGCTCGATGCGGTGCTCGCCCGCCTCGGTGGCTGA
- the trxA gene encoding thioredoxin, producing MATSKVTDASFEADVLNSAEPVVVDFWAEWCGPCRMIGPALEEIAGEMNGKVKIVKMNVDENQAIPAQFGIRSIPTLMLFKDGKLASQKVGAAPKSDLSRWIAGSV from the coding sequence ATGGCGACGAGCAAGGTGACCGATGCGAGCTTCGAGGCCGATGTCCTCAACTCAGCTGAGCCGGTCGTGGTCGATTTCTGGGCCGAATGGTGCGGCCCCTGCCGCATGATCGGACCGGCGCTCGAGGAGATTGCCGGCGAGATGAACGGCAAGGTCAAGATCGTGAAGATGAATGTCGACGAGAACCAGGCGATTCCGGCCCAGTTCGGCATCCGCTCGATCCCGACCCTGATGCTGTTCAAGGACGGCAAGCTGGCCTCGCAGAAGGTCGGCGCTGCGCCCAAGAGTGACCTGTCGCGCTGGATCGCCGGCTCCGTCTGA
- a CDS encoding DoxX family protein produces the protein MPTFNFLDRYSPYALGILRIVAALIFIAHGTQKLFGFPAAPASGLPPMFSLFWFGAVLEAFGGLAILLGVFTRPVAFILAGEMAYAYWMFHAPRSLYPLLNGGDAAILYCFIFLYLVFAGAGAFSIDNRKRA, from the coding sequence ATGCCGACTTTCAACTTCCTCGATCGCTATTCTCCCTACGCGCTGGGTATCCTGCGTATCGTCGCGGCGTTGATCTTCATCGCCCATGGCACGCAGAAGCTGTTCGGCTTCCCGGCCGCGCCGGCCAGTGGCCTGCCGCCGATGTTCAGCCTGTTCTGGTTCGGCGCGGTCCTTGAGGCCTTCGGCGGCCTTGCGATCCTGCTCGGTGTCTTCACCCGTCCGGTTGCCTTCATCCTCGCCGGCGAAATGGCCTATGCCTATTGGATGTTCCATGCGCCGCGCAGCCTTTATCCGCTGCTGAATGGTGGCGATGCGGCAATCCTTTACTGCTTCATCTTCCTCTATCTCGTCTTTGCGGGCGCCGGCGCCTTCAGCATCGACAACCGCAAGCGCGCCTGA
- a CDS encoding transglycosylase domain-containing protein has translation MNDRTRRAERREPSFEPGRGESRDDFDMRLSDEDRPARGQRAPQRPEPRNQPRRDKRSGGGGGGRRRGRKGRSFLGGLFYWTLVLGLWCAIGLGGLVAYHAAQLPPINQLTVPKRPPNIAILAADGSLLANRGETGGRTITIGEVPPYLPKAFVAIEDRRFYDHFGIDPVGLARAMVNNLRRSGGVQGGSTLTQQLAKNLFLTQERTAARKIQEAILALWLERTYSKDQILELYLNRVYFGSGAYGVEAAAQRYFNKSARSVTIAEAAMLAGLVQAPSRLAPNRNPEAAEKRAQLVIAAMADQGLISQASAKTALVAPAEAAERIGAGSVNYAADYVMDVLDDFIGAVEGDVTVLTTIDPKLQSSAETILVEALNAQGAKQGVGQGAVVSMAPDGALRALIGGRDYTKSQFNRATAAKRQPGSSFKPFIYLAALEHGLTPDTIREDSPVTIKGWTPENNSRTYRGPVTLQTAFAHSLNTIAVKLNQEVTPREAVRTAQRLGISSALQANPSLALGTSEVTPVELTTAYATFANGGQAVLPYVIREVKSLSGKVIYARKGTGFGPVVQPQTLAMINSMFHEVMVSGTGNKANIAGWEVGGKSGTTQDFRDAWFVGFTARLVTAVWLGNDDNSAMKRVFGSGLPADIWAKYMRAAHAGMQPAALPGGLWHGTPKSIFDGGAPVAGTRSPNTQTADGDRAWIPPAPQEKNFLERLFGG, from the coding sequence ATGAACGACCGGACGAGACGGGCTGAGCGGCGCGAGCCCTCCTTCGAACCAGGACGAGGCGAAAGCCGCGACGATTTCGACATGCGCCTCTCCGACGAAGACCGTCCCGCCCGCGGCCAGCGCGCTCCGCAGCGCCCGGAACCGCGCAACCAGCCCCGGCGCGACAAGCGCAGCGGTGGTGGCGGCGGCGGTCGACGGCGCGGTCGCAAGGGCCGCTCCTTCCTCGGCGGGCTGTTCTACTGGACGCTCGTGCTCGGCCTGTGGTGCGCGATCGGGCTCGGCGGGCTCGTCGCCTATCATGCCGCGCAACTGCCGCCGATCAACCAGCTCACCGTGCCGAAACGGCCGCCGAACATCGCGATTCTCGCCGCCGACGGCTCGCTTTTGGCCAATCGCGGCGAGACGGGAGGGCGCACCATCACCATCGGCGAGGTGCCGCCCTACCTGCCCAAGGCCTTCGTCGCGATCGAGGACCGCCGCTTCTACGACCATTTCGGCATCGACCCGGTCGGTCTGGCGCGCGCCATGGTCAACAACCTGCGCCGCAGCGGTGGCGTCCAGGGTGGCTCGACGCTGACCCAGCAGCTCGCCAAGAACCTGTTCCTGACGCAGGAGCGCACCGCCGCACGCAAGATCCAGGAGGCGATCCTGGCGCTCTGGCTGGAGCGGACCTATTCCAAGGACCAGATCCTCGAGCTTTATCTCAACCGGGTCTATTTCGGCTCCGGCGCCTATGGCGTCGAGGCGGCGGCCCAGCGCTACTTCAACAAATCGGCGCGCTCGGTCACGATCGCCGAGGCGGCGATGCTGGCCGGTCTCGTGCAAGCGCCCTCGCGCCTCGCACCGAACCGCAACCCGGAAGCGGCCGAGAAGCGCGCGCAGCTCGTGATCGCGGCGATGGCCGATCAGGGGCTGATCTCGCAGGCTTCAGCCAAGACGGCGCTGGTCGCCCCGGCCGAGGCGGCCGAGCGCATCGGAGCCGGCTCGGTGAACTATGCAGCCGACTATGTGATGGATGTGCTCGACGACTTCATCGGCGCGGTCGAGGGCGACGTCACCGTGCTGACCACGATCGACCCCAAGCTGCAGTCCTCGGCCGAGACGATCCTGGTCGAGGCGCTGAACGCGCAGGGCGCCAAGCAGGGCGTCGGACAGGGCGCGGTGGTCTCGATGGCGCCTGATGGCGCTCTGCGCGCGCTGATCGGCGGGCGCGACTACACCAAGAGCCAGTTCAACCGCGCGACCGCGGCAAAGCGCCAGCCGGGCTCATCCTTCAAGCCCTTCATCTACCTCGCCGCGCTGGAGCACGGGCTGACGCCGGACACGATCCGCGAGGATTCGCCGGTCACCATCAAGGGCTGGACCCCGGAGAACAACAGCCGGACCTATCGCGGCCCGGTGACGCTGCAGACCGCCTTCGCCCATTCGCTCAACACCATCGCGGTGAAGCTGAACCAGGAGGTGACGCCGCGCGAGGCGGTGCGCACGGCGCAGCGGCTCGGCATCTCCTCGGCGTTGCAGGCCAACCCCTCGCTCGCGCTCGGCACCTCCGAGGTGACGCCGGTCGAATTGACCACGGCCTATGCGACCTTCGCCAATGGCGGGCAGGCGGTGCTGCCCTATGTCATCCGCGAGGTGAAGTCGCTCTCCGGCAAGGTGATCTATGCGCGCAAGGGCACCGGCTTCGGCCCCGTGGTGCAACCGCAGACTCTGGCGATGATCAACTCCATGTTCCACGAGGTCATGGTCAGCGGCACTGGCAACAAGGCGAACATCGCGGGCTGGGAGGTCGGCGGCAAATCCGGCACGACGCAGGATTTCCGCGACGCGTGGTTCGTCGGCTTCACCGCCCGGCTGGTGACGGCCGTCTGGCTCGGAAACGACGACAACAGCGCGATGAAACGGGTCTTCGGCAGTGGCCTGCCGGCCGATATCTGGGCGAAATACATGCGCGCGGCCCATGCCGGCATGCAACCGGCCGCACTGCCGGGCGGGCTCTGGCACGGCACGCCGAAGTCGATCTTCGACGGCGGCGCGCCGGTCGCCGGCACAAGATCGCCCAACACCCAGACCGCCGACGGCGACCGGGCCTGGATTCCGCCGGCGCCGCAGGAAAAGAACTTCCTGGAACGGCTGTTCGGCGGCTAG
- a CDS encoding multidrug effflux MFS transporter has product MKLRPDTLAMTAVLAMLTALGPLSTDFYLPSLPDIVRVMQTDVAGAQATLSAFLFGFAAGQILWGPLSDRLGRRPVLLVGLGIFIVATLACAFAPSIGALTAARAVQALGASGPIVLGRAMVRDLYEGPRAGRELARMGMIMGLVPAVAPVLGGVLQQAFGWRSTFVASLAFAAALVAVVVLLLPETVRTRSREPLSLLTIIRGFGTLLENRAFRVYVGLTALAYGGLFAFISGSSFVLIGIHGMTPVEYGLAFGFMVLGFILGTVIAQRLVTRRGMDGVIGLGVRCLAGGGLIMLLCVLTGFAGPFGVVVPMALYACGVGLTMPQSQASAMMPFPDRAGAASSFTGLCQMLFSACVGLLVGHALKNGALPLPLVMSAIGVAALVLFKVSAAVRAAKA; this is encoded by the coding sequence ATGAAGCTCCGCCCCGATACGCTGGCGATGACCGCCGTCCTCGCCATGCTGACGGCGCTCGGCCCGCTCTCGACCGATTTCTACCTGCCGTCGCTGCCGGACATCGTCAGGGTGATGCAGACGGATGTCGCCGGCGCGCAGGCGACCCTGTCAGCCTTCCTGTTCGGCTTCGCTGCCGGCCAGATCCTGTGGGGCCCGCTCTCGGACCGGCTCGGCCGCCGGCCGGTACTGCTGGTCGGGCTCGGCATCTTCATCGTGGCGACGCTGGCCTGCGCCTTCGCGCCCTCGATCGGCGCACTGACCGCCGCCCGCGCCGTGCAGGCGCTGGGCGCCTCGGGGCCGATCGTGCTCGGTCGCGCCATGGTGCGTGATCTCTACGAGGGGCCGCGCGCCGGGCGCGAACTCGCTCGCATGGGCATGATCATGGGGCTGGTGCCGGCGGTCGCGCCGGTGCTGGGCGGAGTGCTTCAGCAGGCCTTCGGCTGGCGCTCGACCTTCGTGGCGTCGCTGGCCTTTGCCGCGGCGCTGGTGGCGGTGGTCGTGCTCCTTCTGCCCGAGACGGTCCGGACCCGCTCGCGCGAGCCGCTCTCTCTGCTGACGATCATCCGCGGCTTCGGCACGCTGCTCGAGAACCGTGCCTTCCGCGTCTATGTCGGGCTGACGGCGCTGGCCTATGGCGGGCTCTTCGCCTTCATCTCCGGCTCGTCCTTCGTGCTGATCGGCATCCATGGCATGACGCCGGTCGAGTACGGTCTGGCCTTCGGCTTCATGGTGCTCGGCTTCATCCTCGGCACGGTCATCGCCCAGCGTCTCGTCACACGACGCGGCATGGACGGCGTCATCGGACTCGGCGTGCGCTGCCTGGCCGGCGGGGGTCTGATCATGCTGCTCTGTGTGCTCACCGGCTTCGCCGGCCCCTTCGGCGTCGTCGTGCCGATGGCGCTCTATGCCTGCGGCGTCGGCCTGACCATGCCGCAGTCCCAGGCCTCGGCGATGATGCCCTTTCCGGACCGTGCCGGCGCCGCCTCGTCCTTCACCGGGCTCTGCCAGATGCTGTTCTCGGCCTGCGTCGGCCTGCTCGTCGGCCATGCCCTGAAGAACGGGGCGCTGCCATTGCCATTGGTGATGTCGGCGATCGGTGTCGCGGCGCTCGTGCTGTTCAAGGTGAGCGCGGCGGTGCGGGCGGCGAAGGCCTGA